The DNA sequence CTCGCAATCAGGACGACCGAACGCGGCATTGCGAACTCGCGGAACAAGTAGGACGCAGCCATCGTGAAAAACGTCATGAGTGCTGTTGCCACAAGAATTTTGCGGACGATATCGCTTAAAGTATGCTTTCGGTCCAGGCTGTAAAGCTCATAGACAGAAATGAAAAACAGCCCGATCAGCAGAATCCACGGAAGAAGTGAAATAAACGCATCCCAGTTCCGGCCCGGAAAATCGAGATAACGGATATAAAACGCGCTGATATAGGCAATTAAAATACAAAGTAAATCCCCTAAAATAATTAGAAATTTATGTTTCCTGGTGTCAGCCATGCTATACATGTTAAAACCTCTCTCTATATCCCCCATTGCATCCACTATTGCAGCGTTGTTCATGCTCTTTTCATTATAGTGGTTTTAGGGGAGGTATGCTACTTTTTTTGGGAAATTGATACGTTAAAGTAACAGACGACAATTGGGAGGAAATGTTACAAAGAGATTCAGTACGACCTAAAAAAGCGCTCTCCATTTTGAAGATATTTGTCCGGCTGCTTCCCGCCGTGGGCGTTTTTTCACAGATGAGCTTCCCGCTTATTGCAGCGGGTTTTTATTTAATCCTGATAAAAGTCTCTAAGGAGAAAGTCGAAAGCATGAAACTATATTCCAGCGATTTCAAAACAAAAAGCCGGGACTATTTCACCCGGCCTGCTGAATTAATTTTTTTATTATGGTTTTTCTTTTACTGTTTCAGCTTTTGGAATTTTTGCAGACGTTTCTTCGAGGTATTCATAATACTGTGCTCTTGCTTCAGCAATTTCCAATTCGAAAAATTTTGTCCCGGGTGAAGTATTCACTTCAAAAAACCATAAACTTCCATTCGGCTCAATGCCAATATCTATCCCCATCGAATCAATTGGAAAATCGTAAAACTGCTGCACACAGGGAGGGAGATTTTCAGCAATATCAATCAGATTTTTTTTAATTTCCTGACCTCTGTCCCCAAACTGAACCTCCAAGAAAGAATCCCATTCGCTGACTGCTCCTCCTTGATTTACATTGGATGTGATTGCATTACTCATCCCAATTCTCGGAAGAAGGGTAATCCACTTCCACTTCCCATTTTTAGCCCGTCTCGTGTGTATCCGAATATCAAATGGATGATCTTCCTTCGTGCGGGATTTAATAAATGGCTGGACCAGGTATTTACGTTTTTTAAACTGTTCTTCTGTCATGGTTTCCATCTCTTTTTCCGACAATAATTCTGATTTCCTGTCTGTATGAAGATTATACCCATCGTTTGATTTTTCCGCCTCATAAATGCGTTTACCCTGATTTCCCTTCGACGGCTTCAAAATAACTTCCTTGTATTCTGTGAGGAAATCATCGATATCTTTCTTAGAATGAACCATTCTGTATGGAATCAATATATGTTTAAATGTACCGTCTTTTTCCAGCATCTCATATATCTCATTTTTTGACCCGATTCTATGTGTGGTCATAATACAATGCTTTTCAAGTTCTTCGTGCAGCTCTTTCGTGTCTTTCGTCGGGAGAGAATTATCGACTACTGAAGGGTAATCCACGCTTTTACGTACCCATTCATCTCTTACTAAAAAAAAGCCATTTATTTTTTTACTTTCCATGTTCACGTCCTGGGGTCTGAAATAAAAAAACTCAATCCCATAATGGCTGCAGGCTACGGCTACGGATCTTGCAGATTTAGAAGGTTTGGTCCGCCTTCGAAGCATGCCGACTTTCAAAAGTGGACCTGCGGACTTTGCGTTATGTTCAGTATATTGTTTACTCACGTCACTTACCTCCTGTGTACTAACATTCTATCATTCTACTATACAAGTTCATGCCAATCCCGGCAGCGCTTTCATGTTTTTGTCTAATAAACCGCCTTTATTCAGGGCGGTTTATTTTATCGGACGGAAACTTCTTCATTCGTTTTATTGTTAATTATCCTTTTCGTAATATGAGAAACAACTTCTTCTGTCAAATCACCGAAAATCGGTTTCTGCGAAGCAAGCTGGTACAGCCAGGTCACTCCGTGGACGTTCATTTCGATAAAGACAGGCTTTCCATCTTCCCCTGCCGCAATATCCCAGGATATATAATCGTGATACGGGACCTGTTCATGCAGCTCTTTCACGAAATCTATAAAGAGAGCAAAATCCGGGATAACCGCTTCCGTTTCTGCAAACGAATAGCCGCTCGTCGGATGTTCGGTATATTTAACCGCATGTTCATTTACTCCGAAGGACAGCAGCTGCCCTTCATCATTTACTCCAACACAGAGGCCGCCTGCTCCAGCATTATCTTTCACACTTCCCCCGGCCCCAAAACGGGCAAACGTCAGAAGATAATGAATCTCCCCCTTCCAGCGCAGCGTCACCATTCTTAATGAATTTACAGAGCTTGGATGAGGGGAAGCCAGTATTTTATGCTGGCGGATCGTTTCCTGTACGATAAACTCCCTTCCCAGCAGCTCTTCCAATTGACGAATACTCATTCTTTCATCCTTTAAATATAATTCCTTTCCAACTACGTTTATTTTATAGATGCCCTTACCATTATTCGTAGTTGTCGGCTTCATGATCATATCTTCCCCATGATCAACAAGCACGTTTTCTGCCTCCTTTTCCGACAGAATTTGATAATCGGCATCAAAATAGGCTCCCTTTATCCGCCTCAGGACTGTTGCCGGTTTGTTTTCCGTTTGAATCAGCTTGTCGTAAATATTTTTATCCTTATACATGTTCATCGTTTTTTCCGTATTGAAATAGGGGATAAAAATTTCTTTCATAATGTTAAATGGCACGAGCCGTTCCTCTGTTCGTCCCGTCAGATTACGGAACGCCTCGTGAATCGTTACGTTGATATTTTTACCGTAAATCCGCTTCCAGTAGATCTGCACTTTTGCAATTTCCTCCGCGCTGATCGAATCAAGAAGTCCGGCGCTTTTATATTTTTTATAAACGGGTCTGTTTATTTTTATTCCAAACGTTGTCAGCGGATTACTGGATTCTCTCACTTCTACAGCACCCTGATCATTCAGTCTGAATTGAACCGGTTCACTGTCAGGAGGCGCGTTTTCTGTCAAATAATCGAGAAAGCGCTGGGTCCCTTTACGGGATAAAGGTTTCGTTTTAAAATCCGTCTTTTTATTGTTTGAAAGATACGGAATCAGATTGATATCCACAGAGAAGCTTTCATCTTCTTTTATAATAATTTCCGCGAGACAACTGTAAGCGGGAGTTTCCGACTGCTCATATTTTCCAAACGAATTGTAAACCGCATTCCCCGTCGAATAAATGATATACGCTCCAGCGTGCTTTTCCACCGTGCCTGCAGCATGAGTACCATGTCCTATAATCAGATCTGCTCCAGCTTCTGCCGCTTCTCTTGCCGGTTCGATAACAGTACGCTGCGTGCCTGCAGTTTCATAATCATGATTTATCCAGTGAGGAGAAACGATAATATACGCATGTGAATCATTGTTTTTAATCGAGATGATCTCTTTTTTGATCTCCTCTACCGATTTCACATGCACACCTGCTTTTTCTGTATCCGCCCGATACTTGATGATCCTTTTATCCATTTCTTCCTCTATAACAGCAGCGATCACATAAATATTTTTGTCTGCTGCTTTCATGACAGGGGCAGGCAGTTCTTTCTCTACTTTTCCATACCCAAGAAGGTCGAAGGAAGCAGCTTCGAGAAGCGATACGCTCTCCGAAGCCCCTCTATGACGCCCTGCCTGATCATTTGCATAGGTAATATGGGTTACACCGAGTCTCTTCAGTTCCGTCATTGTCCGATCCGCATCGTCCCAGCTGCTTTTCGGCTTTTTTTCAGCCGGAACCTCGGAGGACTGATCCAGTAAAACGGTCTCCAGATTAATGAGAAAAAAATCCGGGTTTCCAGCCAGTTTTTTAAAACCAGCTGTAAAAGACTGCGGGTTTTCCTCCAGTTGTACCAGACGTTTCTGACGCCCGGGTTTATGAAAGTAATAGTCTCCCAGGGAAAAATCTCCTGCGAAAAGTAACCGTTTTTCCTGCATAATTCGTCCCTCCTGTTTTTCATAGAAACTCTGCTTCTTTCCGGTGCTGCCGTTCGGAAAAGATGAAGCTGCGGCTCTGCTTTAGAGGAGATCTTCAGGTGAGCTTACGTCCTGTACGACCTTCCGCTCTTATTCCAGAGGATATTTCCGCTTCGATGTTTGTAAACCAAATAATAGGCCTGTCTTTCTGGAAACGAATCTCTTTTTATGAAGGCTGCCTTGAGAATAATACATCTATTATGAGGAATTCCTTTTTGGTCCTCGTCCGCCTTCGTTTCCATGAAGACCAGCCCGCGGGACTGAATCCGTTTGAAACGGAGATCTTATCGAATCTTCGTGTTTACCCGTACTAATATGTATGATGAAATTCATTCATCTATATACCAAAAATGAAGCAGAGTTTTCTTTATTAGATTGAAGATCCTGCTCTGTCTTTTTACCGTAAGCTGCAGG is a window from the Alkalicoccus halolimnae genome containing:
- a CDS encoding YheC/YheD family protein, producing the protein MSKQYTEHNAKSAGPLLKVGMLRRRTKPSKSARSVAVACSHYGIEFFYFRPQDVNMESKKINGFFLVRDEWVRKSVDYPSVVDNSLPTKDTKELHEELEKHCIMTTHRIGSKNEIYEMLEKDGTFKHILIPYRMVHSKKDIDDFLTEYKEVILKPSKGNQGKRIYEAEKSNDGYNLHTDRKSELLSEKEMETMTEEQFKKRKYLVQPFIKSRTKEDHPFDIRIHTRRAKNGKWKWITLLPRIGMSNAITSNVNQGGAVSEWDSFLEVQFGDRGQEIKKNLIDIAENLPPCVQQFYDFPIDSMGIDIGIEPNGSLWFFEVNTSPGTKFFELEIAEARAQYYEYLEETSAKIPKAETVKEKP
- a CDS encoding sugar-transfer associated ATP-grasp domain-containing protein, whose product is MQEKRLLFAGDFSLGDYYFHKPGRQKRLVQLEENPQSFTAGFKKLAGNPDFFLINLETVLLDQSSEVPAEKKPKSSWDDADRTMTELKRLGVTHITYANDQAGRHRGASESVSLLEAASFDLLGYGKVEKELPAPVMKAADKNIYVIAAVIEEEMDKRIIKYRADTEKAGVHVKSVEEIKKEIISIKNNDSHAYIIVSPHWINHDYETAGTQRTVIEPAREAAEAGADLIIGHGTHAAGTVEKHAGAYIIYSTGNAVYNSFGKYEQSETPAYSCLAEIIIKEDESFSVDINLIPYLSNNKKTDFKTKPLSRKGTQRFLDYLTENAPPDSEPVQFRLNDQGAVEVRESSNPLTTFGIKINRPVYKKYKSAGLLDSISAEEIAKVQIYWKRIYGKNINVTIHEAFRNLTGRTEERLVPFNIMKEIFIPYFNTEKTMNMYKDKNIYDKLIQTENKPATVLRRIKGAYFDADYQILSEKEAENVLVDHGEDMIMKPTTTNNGKGIYKINVVGKELYLKDERMSIRQLEELLGREFIVQETIRQHKILASPHPSSVNSLRMVTLRWKGEIHYLLTFARFGAGGSVKDNAGAGGLCVGVNDEGQLLSFGVNEHAVKYTEHPTSGYSFAETEAVIPDFALFIDFVKELHEQVPYHDYISWDIAAGEDGKPVFIEMNVHGVTWLYQLASQKPIFGDLTEEVVSHITKRIINNKTNEEVSVR